TTAGAAGTGAGCGTGCTGGGCCTTGGTACGATGACCTTTGGCGAACAGAACAGCGAAGCAGACGCTCATGCCCAGTTAGATCACGCCATTGCCGCAGGTGTTAACCTGATTGACACAGCAGAAATGTATGCCGTTCCTCCTCGCCCAGAAACACAGGGGTTAACCGAGAGCTATATTGGCTCCTGGCTGAAATCCCGTGGCGGACGTGAAAAATTGATTGTGGCGAGTAAAGTCTCCGGCCCCGTGCGCGGAAGCGATCACAGCATCCGGCCACAGCAGGCGCTGGACAGAAAAAACATCCGTGCGGCGTTGGATGCCAGCCTGCAACGCCTGAACACCGACTATATCGATCTCTATCAGCTACATTGGCCACAGCGCCAGACCAACTGCTTTGGCAAGCTGAGCTATCAGTATACGGATGACAAACCGCAATATACTGACGACAAATCGGTCGTCACGCTGCTGGAAACGCTGGAAGCGCTGAATGAGCAAGTACGTGCAGGTAAGATCCGCTACATCGGCGTATCCAACGAAACCCCGTGGGGCGTGATGCGCTATCTGCATCTGGCGGAAAAGCACGACCTGGCACGTATCGTGTCGATTCAGAATCCCTACAGCCTGCTGAACCGCAGTTTTGAAGTCGGCCTAGCGGAAATCAGCCAGCATGAAGGTGTGGAACTTCTCGCCTATTCATCACTGGCATTCGGTACGCTGACGGGGAAATACCTGAACGGCGCAAAACCGGCCAATGCGCGCAACACGCTATTTAGCCGCTTCACCCGCTATACCGGCCCACAGGCCCAGGCAGCCGTTGCCGAATATGTGGCACTGGCGCAAAAGCACGGTCTGAATCCGGCGCAAATGGCATTGGCGTTTGTGCGTCAGCAGCCGTTCGTCGCCAGTACGCTGCTAGGCGCGACCACGCTGGAACAACTGCAAACCAACCTCGACAGCCAGAACCTGACGCTGGACGGCGAGATACTTGACGAACTGGAAGCGATCCATCGCCGCTTCACATTCCCAGCACCGTAAACGACAAAACCGAGCATTACTTGATGCTCGGTTTTCTTTCTTTATCTGTACTCGACTTGCACACTTACTTCAGCGTCTGCAACAGACTCTTGCGCTGGTTTTCCAGCGATGTGACGCGGCTACATACGTCATTACCGAAGCGCTGGAACTCCAGTTCCTGATTGTTCCACTCGGCCTGAATCGCTTTCTGCAAGCCACCGAGGTTGCCCATCATCGCCTGTAGCGGGTTGCCACCGCTGGACATCTGTTTCACGCCCATTTCGTTCAGGCTATCCTGCAAGACGCCGCCCATGCTTTGCTGCACAAGCTGCTTGCCATCTTGCTCAACTTGCTTAATCGCCTGATGGTGAAACGTCAGGCCATCGCTGCGGTGTTCGATAATTCGGTTCATCTGCTGCTTGAGCTGTTTATCCAGCGTAGTCAGACGATTGCGCACATTGCTGTCGCTGCCAAGCTCCTGCACGATCACGTTATCCAGCGCGACTCGCGCTTTTTCAAGATGCTGCTGCGCGCCCTGATCGATCCACGGCAGCTGCTGGCGTATATCCGCCTGATAGGTTTTGGCCTTCTGGCGCTGTTCGGCATTCAGGGTCAGTGGCGTACCGTTACGGACGATATCGCCCTGCGGGGAAAGCTGTAAATTGCCGCTGGCACCCACGACCTGTACGTGTTGCGGACTGATAATGATGTCGTCCTGCGGATTCACGTTGCACTGGTAGGCCGCCTGCGCTTGCCAGGACAGCAACATCAATAAACCCAGGGTTATTTTACGCGACATATTTTCTCCTGAAGAAAACAACGGCAGTGGCGGGAGAGCGGCAATCCGCCCTTTGATGAGGCGGATAACGCCTGAGCCAGAATCAGCTCAGGCATGCCTTGATAAGACCAAGGATTACAGCAGGTGTTCTGGCAGATCCCACCAGATATCGAACAGGTTGCTGACTTTCACGTCTGTCAGTTTCTGCTCTTCCAACCAGCGGCTCACCAGTTGGCGATGCTCTTCGGTACAGTGACCGATTTTTTGCAGACAGATCAGGCCTTCCCAGAGTAAATAACCGCTGCCTTCGAATGCCAGTCCTTGTGGTTCAATGACGTCATCAACGAACTTATCCATCAGCTTATCGATATCTTCAACGCTAGTGCCTTCTGGAAAGCGGAAGCTGACAGAAAAACCTAATTCCTGAAACTCATCAATGTGAAGTTTTTTACGTAAACGACGGCTACGAGCTTGTGCCATTTTATTTTATCCTCTCAAACATCAGATCCCACACGCCATGCCCCAAACGCTGGCCGCGTGCTTCAAATTTCGTCAGCGGACGGGACTCCGGCCGCTCAACGTACTCATTATTATTGGAAAGATTACGGTACTCGGTGACAGAGGTCATCACTTCGAGCATATGTTGCGCATAAGGTTCCCAGTCTGTTGCCATGTGGAACACGCCGCCGACTTTCAGCTTACGCTGTACCAGTTGGACGAAAGGCACCTGAACGATGCGGCGTTTATTATGGCGGGCTTTGTGCCACGGATCGGGGAAGAAGAGTTGAACCATAGACAGTGAGCCATCTGGGATCATATTCATCAGCACTTCGATCGCATCGTGACACATCACGCGCAGATTGCTGATTCCCGCCTCCTGTGCGGCAGCGAGACACGCGCCCACGCCCGGCAGGTGAACTTCGATACCGAGGAAATTCTGCTCGGGATGCTGTGCGGCCATCGTCACCAGCGATGCCCCCATCCCAAAACCGATCTCCAGCACCACAGGGGCGTCACGGCCAAATAGCGCGTTGAAATCTACCTGCTCGGTCTGATATTCCACGCCCATCACCGGCCAGTAGTTATCCAGCGCCAGTTGCTGCCCGTTGGTCAAGCGCCCCTGACGGCGGACAAAACTGCGGATACGACGCATCGGGCGCCCATTTTCATCAAATTCCGGTGAAATGACGTTGTTAATCATAAAGAGTGCTTACTTGCTGTCCGATTTCGTTAATGAAACGCGCATTATGCAAGGATACCGTGGTTTAGCAAGCCCACTGCCTCGGAAAGTTCCGGTTTACAGCACATTCACTCTGTGCTGGAATCGCTATCAAACTTTTTACCTGCCGGATAGTGACCCCATTTTATGATGCAAGCGCAACAGTTCGCCCATCAGGTGCTGGACTGGTACCAACGCTATGGCCGCAAAACCCTGCCGTGGCAGCTTGAGAAAACTCCCTATAAAGTATGGCTATCCGAAGTGATGTTGCAACAAACGCAGGTCACCACGGTTATTCCCTATTTCCAACGCTTTATGGAACGCTTTCCGAACGTCAGTGCACTGGCGGCAGCACCGCTGGATGAAGTGCTCCACTTGTGGACCGGGCTGGGCTACTACGCCCGTGCGCGTAATCTACACAAAGCGGCACAGACGATTGTGTCACGTCACGGCGGCGAATTCCCCACCACCTTTGATGAAGTCGCGGCGTTGCCGGGCGTCGGGCGTTCCACCGCTGGCGCGGTGCTGTCGCTCGCTCTCGGCCAGCATTACCCGATTCTCGACGGTAATGTGAAGCGCGTGCTGGCACGCTGCTACGCTGTTGAGGGCTGGCCGGGCAAGAAAGAGGTCGAAAAGAAACTGTGGGCGCGGAGTGAAGACGTCACGCCAGCCGAGGGCGTCAGCCAGTTTAATCAGGCGATGATGGATCTCGGTGCGATAGTCTGCACCCGCAGCCGCCCCAAGTGCGAGCTGTGCCCGCTGAGCACTGGCTGCATTGCCTACGCCAACCACAGCTGGGCGCAATACCCCGGCAAGAAACCGAAGCAGACGCTGCCAGAGAAAACTGGCTGGTTCCTGCTGATGCAACAGGGTTCTCAAGTCTGGCTGCAACAGCGCCCCGCCGTCGGCCTGTGGGGCGGGCTATTTTGCTTCCCGCAGTTCAGCGAACGTCAGGAATTGGAACTCTGGCTACAACAACGTGGTCTGAATCCTGATGGATTGCAACAGCTTGTCGCGTTCCGCCACACATTCAGCCATTTTCATCTGGATATCGTTCCGCTCTGGCTGGACGTATCGCAGACCGATCGCTCACAAAACAGGTCCTGCATGGATGACGGTGCAGGTCTCTGGTATAACTTAGCGCAGCCGCCGTCTGTCGGACTGGCCGCCCCGGTAGAACGCCTGCTGAGGGAGTTGGCTCACCCGCAGTCAACACGTTTGAATGCCTGCGCAATTGATGAGGAAGAAGCATGAGCAGAACGATTTTTTGTACTTTTTTACAACGCGACGCCGAAGGGCAGGATTTCCAGCTCTATCCCGGCGATCTGGGCAAGCGCATCTATAACGAAATCTCTAAAGAAGCCTGGGCGCAATGGCAAACCAAGCAAACCATGCTGATCAACGAGAAAAAGCTCAGCATGATGAATGTTGACGACCGTAAGCTGCTGGAACAGGAAATGATCAAGTTCCTGTTTGAAGGGAAGGACGTACACATCGAAGGCTATACGCCTCCGAGCCACTGAGATTGCGGGCTTTCGGGCCCGCTTACGTCACCATTCCGACACGGCTTGTTATATGAAGAAAATGTTAGCGCTGCTAGTGATTGCACCACTGCTGGTTTCCTGTTCGGGAAACAAAGGGAATGCCGACAACGAAGAGTTTCTCAAGGATACCAACGCCTTCGATATTTTGATGGGCCAGTTCGCCAACAACATCGAAAATATCTGGGGGATGAATGAAGTACTGATCGCTGGCCCGAAAGACTACGTCAAATACACCGATCAATATAAGACGCGTAGCCACATCAACTTTGATGCCGGTTCAATCACGATCGAAACCATTTCGGCAACCAATTCCGTTGCCAGCCTGCGCCAGGCGATTATCACGACCCTGCTGATGGGCGATGACGCCAGTAACACCGATCTGTATTCCGACGCTAACGATATTCAAATCAGCCGCGAACCGCTGCTGTACGGACAGGTGCTGGATAACACCGGACAGCCGATCCGTTGGGAAGGCCGTGCCGCCAGCTTTGCGGATTACCTGCTCCAGAACCGTCTGCAAAAACGCACCTCCGGCATGCACGTTATCTGGTCGGTCACGATGCAGCTTGTCCCTAACCATCTGGATAAACGTGCGCACAAATACCTGCCGCTGGTGCGTAAAGCCTCCGAGCGTTACGGTATTGAAGAGTCGCTGATTCTGGCGATTATGCAGACAGAATCGAGCTTCAACCCTTACGCCGTCAGCCGTTCCGATGCGCTGGGTCTAATGCAGGTGGTACAGCACAGCGCAGGACGCGACGTCTTCAAGATGAAAGGGAAATGGGGACAGCCAAGCCGCAGCTATCTGTTCGATCCAGAACAAAACATCGACACAGGTACCGCCTATCTGTCGATTCTGAAGAACAGCTATCTGGCCGGCATTGAGAACCCGACGTCGAAACGCTACGCCGTCATCACCGCATATAACGGTGGCGCAGGCAGCGTGTTGCGCGTCTTCTCCAGCGATCGCGATCGCGCCGTCGGCATTATCAACAGTATGTCACCGAGCGATGTCTACCAGACGCTGACAACGAAGCACCCGTCTGGCGAATCACGTCGCTATCTGTACAAAGTGAACACGGCACAGAAAAATTACCGCCGCTAATTCATGTGCACCACAGAACGCCGCGCTACCGGAATAAACTCGGTAGCGCGGTTTCATCAGACCAGATATCTACAATAACGTTGTTGATAAACACGATGACCGCGATTCCTTTACCGTTAATTACCGCACTTCTGCTGGTTATTTTGTTTTTTCGCATCCAGTTTCTGGCTATTCACAACCCTTCTCATAACAAGAACACCACAAAACGCAGTGCAACGGCAGACGCGGTACTCATCGGCGTAAGCTGTCTTGCCCTGACGCTGGTGGCGTTACGCTGGGGCAGTCATGTTGCCTTACCCGCGTTTATTCAACCCGCGATTGCCGCATTGATTCCACCGCTGTTATGGCTGTGCCTTTTCCCCCACGGCGACAAGACCTCTGAGGACGTAACCCGCAGACGTAGACGCTCTCTCTGGCATCTGTTACCGCCCTTACTCATCCTTGGTGCAAGCACTATCCAGATTAGAACAACCTTTCCACTCATCGATCTAATGCTGGTGAGTATTTACTTCGGTTATGGGGCAATACTGATTTACCGCGCTCGCCGTCTGCAAACGCCATCACCCAAGTGGAAAAGCGCGCCGTTTATCGCTGGGCTGTATGTGCTTATCTCCGGCGCTATCGATATCGTCATTGCACTGGATATCGCGTTCTACAGCGGCAATAGCGCGGCGACCATCATCACCGCATTCCACATCATCATGCTGGCGATATTGACCCTGCTTATCGTCACGCACTCTGCACAACACCCGCAGGCTGAGCTTAGCGTTACACATGACCAGAAGCCGGAAACACTACCCGCAACCGATGATGAACACCAACTGGCGAAAACGTTAGATGATTTCATTCGCACGCATGCGTTATACACCGACCCCAGCATGACGCTTCAGCGCCTGAGCAGGCGTATGGGCATACCGCTCAGACGCCTGTCCGAAACCATCAACCGCGTTCACGGTCGTAATTTCTCGCAGGTGATGAACGAATACCGCATCGAGGAGGCTAAGCGCCTCCTCAGCCAAACGGATGCACGAATCACAGATATCATGCTGGCCAGCGGGTTTCAGACTAAATCAAACTTCAACCGCGAATTTTTGCGGCTCACGGGGATGAGCCCCAGCGTCTGGCGTAGTCAGTATCCACTTCAGGAACAGACTACAGCTTCCGCCACGCCGCCTGAAGAAAATCACTGACATCCTTCCCAACTTCCTGATGGATCTGCTCACGCGAACGCTCACCGCCGTCGAGACAAATCATGCCATCCCCTGGGTTCTCGGCATTAATAATCTCAATGGCACCCGGTTTACAAAGCTGCATGAAGCTAAAATGCGTCGCATCGGCAATTTCCTTGTAGGTTGAATACGCTGGTGGCAGCTTCTGCGCCAGACCGTGAGATTCCAGCTCGGCAGGCAGTTCCTCATTGGGATACCCCGCCGCCATAATCAAGATAGGAATGTGTATTGCCGCCAGACTCTCTGCGGTAAACCCTCGCGCCAGCCCCATATCCAGAGAAATCACGGCGCTAATACGTGGATCTGCGAGTGATTTATCAAGCTGCGCACGCGATGCGGCATTTTTTGCGACCTGCATCTTTTCATACACCTTACAAGACGCCAGCCCAGCGTGCGTCAGGCAATCTTTCTCAAATTGCTCCGTACTAAAGCGCCCCCCAGCCAGCTCAAGCACCGTCCATCCCCCCAGCGAATGGCCAACAGCGGCAATACGCTTCGCATCAACACGCCCCGTTTTTTCTGGAGCAGCGAGTAAAGCGGTAATAACGCGGCTAATATCGTTGGGCCGTAGCCATAATTCCTGAGCCTTCTCAACCCGCATATCTTTAAAGGTGGTTCCGGGGTGGTTGGGCGCAGCGACAATATAGCCTTGTTTAACCAACACCTGCGCCAGCCAGAATTGATTAAACCAACTCCCGCCATAGCCGTGTGAAACCACAATCAGGGGATATTCACCGGATTCAGGCACGGCATTTTTACTTACGGCGATACCGGGAAAAACGGCATTGTCACCAATGGTCGTGGTCTGTGAGGATGACGAAGCCGGATAAAATACGGCGACGTCCAACGGCCTGTTAGTGGCTCCATCCGCTAACGTGATGTGTTGAAACCCAATGCCCGCGTTTGCCATAACGGCAAAGCTGAGTAGTAAATTCGTTATCAACCCTATCGTGATACGCCATGTCATACCTATTTCTCCGAAGTTTCTGCACTGTGAAAAATAGCATTTATAACAATGACTTTCTAACCAATGCGACCTAAAACGCTATTTAGTCCCTCTCTGTGGTACACAAAAAAACTGCGGCCAGCATGTGCTGGCCGCATTCCCTGATAGTGGCGCAAAATTTACCCGCCTTCTTTCCTGCTTTAGGAAGTCTGTTGGGTATAGAACCAAAAAAGTCTGTTAACGCTTAATTTTTTTGAATTGCTGTGTAGTCGCCGTTAACGCGGTTTCTGTCGGCAGCCGCTCCATAGAGCTGGCACCGTAAAAACCATCGCACTGTGGGCAGTGATCCATAATGAACTGTGCGTCCTGCGGTGTTGAAATCGGTCCGCCGTGGCACAGTACAATCACATCCTTACGGATGGATTTCGCTTCATCCGCCCAGTGATTAATCAACGGAACGCAATCTGCCAGATTAAGCGCGGTTTCCGCGCCAATGTTGCCGCCGGTGGTTAACCCCATGTGTGGCACAATAATATCCGCCCCCGCTTTCGTCATCGCGACGGCATCTGCCGCACTGAACACGTAAGGCGTGGTCAGCATGTCTTTTTCATGCGCCAGACGAATCATGTCCACTTCCAGTGCATATCCCATGCCGGTTTCTTCCAGATTGGCGCGGAAATTACCGTCAATCAGCCCAACGGTTGGGAAGTTCTGCACGCCAGAAAAACCCAGCGCTTTCAGGTCATCCAGAAACTTATCAAACTGACAGAAAGGATCGGTCCCGTTTACGCCCGCCAGCACTGGCGTGTGCTTCACAACCGGCAGCACCTCTTTCGCCATATCCACGACAATCTCATTCGCGTTGCCGTAAGCCAACAGGCCAGCCAGCGAACCTCGTCCTGCCATGCGATAGCGCCCGGAGTTGTAGATCACAATCAGATCGATGCCGCCCGCTTCTTCACATTTTGCAGAAAGCCCCGTTCCCGCACCACCGCCAATAATCGGTTCGCGGCGCGCGATCATGTCGCGGAATTTTGCCAGCAGTTCCTGACGATTCATGCCTGACATTATGCTTCTCCCTTCTTATTTCACTAACGCCCGAAACGCATCGACTGCGGCCTGGGCAAATAAAGGATCGTTAATATGGAAAGGCAGACGAGTAATCTGTCGTTTTGCCGTTTGCTGAACGACGCTCTCCAGCGTGCTGATAAACGCGTCACGGGCTTCTGGGTGCCAGAATGCTTGATCCGGTGCATCCAGCGCGGAGAAGCCGCCTTCTGGAATCAGGAAGCGTACCTCGCCTTCACAGCGGTTCAGCTTCTCTCCAATCCAGCGCGCTATCGCGATATTCTCGTCTATCGTGGTCCGCATCAGCGTGACCTGCGCGTTGTGGTTGTAAAACAGGCGATGCGCGTATTTCTCCGGTATGCTAGCTGGTGCACCAAAATTCACCATGTCCAGCGCGCCACAGGACGCCACATAAGGCACCTGCGTCTTGGCTATCGCATCAAACCGTTCCGGCCCGCAGGCCAGCACGCCATCAAACAGTAAATCGCACACCTCTGTCGTGGTGAGATCGAGCACGCCAGTGAGCAAATGGCTGTCCACCAGCTTTTCCATCGCTTTCCCACCGCTGCCCGTCGCGTGAAAGACCAGACAGTCAAACTCCGCTTCCAGTAATTTACTGGCTTCCTGAATGCACGGCGTCGTGACACCAAACATGGTCAGGCCAATCGCGGGCTTATCGTCATGATGTTCCTGAATATGAAACTTCACGGCGCCGGCGATCTGGTGCGCAGCGTTGCCAAGAACCTGACGAGAAATGCGGTTCAGGCCCGCCACATCGGTAACGGAATGCATCATGCTGATATCGCTGGCACCGATATAACCGGAGATATCGCCGGAGGCCATCGTCGAGACCATCAGCTTCGGCATACCAATCGGTAACGCCTGCATCGCGGGCGTAATCAGCGCGGTTCCGCCGGAGCCGCCGAGACCCAGCACCCCAGCAATATCCTCGCGGGACAGCATGAAGTGCTCAAACGCAACGGCCATGGCGCTAATCGCCTGACCTCTGTCATGGCAAAACACCGCCGATGTGCCCTGCGGATGGTAAGAGGCCACCGTTGCGGCGCTGATATCTGTCGCCTCTGACACCCGTGTATCTGCTGACTGTGGTGCCGTTGACAGATCGACCGTGACCGTTTTCAATCCTGTAGTGGCAATTAAGTCGCGGACGTAAACCTGTTCTTTCCCTTTAGTATCCGCAGTACTTGCAATATAAATGTTGCCAATTTTACTTCCCACCTGGTATCCCTCCCATCGTTAGCGAAACAATTAATAGATTGATATAATTATCAATTAATAGAGCCCAAAAACAGAAAAGA
This genomic interval from Pectobacterium aquaticum contains the following:
- a CDS encoding DUF2884 domain-containing protein translates to MSRKITLGLLMLLSWQAQAAYQCNVNPQDDIIISPQHVQVVGASGNLQLSPQGDIVRNGTPLTLNAEQRQKAKTYQADIRQQLPWIDQGAQQHLEKARVALDNVIVQELGSDSNVRNRLTTLDKQLKQQMNRIIEHRSDGLTFHHQAIKQVEQDGKQLVQQSMGGVLQDSLNEMGVKQMSSGGNPLQAMMGNLGGLQKAIQAEWNNQELEFQRFGNDVCSRVTSLENQRKSLLQTLK
- a CDS encoding Tm-1-like ATP-binding domain-containing protein; translation: MGSKIGNIYIASTADTKGKEQVYVRDLIATTGLKTVTVDLSTAPQSADTRVSEATDISAATVASYHPQGTSAVFCHDRGQAISAMAVAFEHFMLSREDIAGVLGLGGSGGTALITPAMQALPIGMPKLMVSTMASGDISGYIGASDISMMHSVTDVAGLNRISRQVLGNAAHQIAGAVKFHIQEHHDDKPAIGLTMFGVTTPCIQEASKLLEAEFDCLVFHATGSGGKAMEKLVDSHLLTGVLDLTTTEVCDLLFDGVLACGPERFDAIAKTQVPYVASCGALDMVNFGAPASIPEKYAHRLFYNHNAQVTLMRTTIDENIAIARWIGEKLNRCEGEVRFLIPEGGFSALDAPDQAFWHPEARDAFISTLESVVQQTAKRQITRLPFHINDPLFAQAAVDAFRALVK
- a CDS encoding phosphoenolpyruvate hydrolase family protein — encoded protein: MSGMNRQELLAKFRDMIARREPIIGGGAGTGLSAKCEEAGGIDLIVIYNSGRYRMAGRGSLAGLLAYGNANEIVVDMAKEVLPVVKHTPVLAGVNGTDPFCQFDKFLDDLKALGFSGVQNFPTVGLIDGNFRANLEETGMGYALEVDMIRLAHEKDMLTTPYVFSAADAVAMTKAGADIIVPHMGLTTGGNIGAETALNLADCVPLINHWADEAKSIRKDVIVLCHGGPISTPQDAQFIMDHCPQCDGFYGASSMERLPTETALTATTQQFKKIKR
- a CDS encoding oxidative damage protection protein, translated to MSRTIFCTFLQRDAEGQDFQLYPGDLGKRIYNEISKEAWAQWQTKQTMLINEKKLSMMNVDDRKLLEQEMIKFLFEGKDVHIEGYTPPSH
- the mutY gene encoding A/G-specific adenine glycosylase produces the protein MMQAQQFAHQVLDWYQRYGRKTLPWQLEKTPYKVWLSEVMLQQTQVTTVIPYFQRFMERFPNVSALAAAPLDEVLHLWTGLGYYARARNLHKAAQTIVSRHGGEFPTTFDEVAALPGVGRSTAGAVLSLALGQHYPILDGNVKRVLARCYAVEGWPGKKEVEKKLWARSEDVTPAEGVSQFNQAMMDLGAIVCTRSRPKCELCPLSTGCIAYANHSWAQYPGKKPKQTLPEKTGWFLLMQQGSQVWLQQRPAVGLWGGLFCFPQFSERQELELWLQQRGLNPDGLQQLVAFRHTFSHFHLDIVPLWLDVSQTDRSQNRSCMDDGAGLWYNLAQPPSVGLAAPVERLLRELAHPQSTRLNACAIDEEEA
- a CDS encoding YggL family protein, which encodes MAQARSRRLRKKLHIDEFQELGFSVSFRFPEGTSVEDIDKLMDKFVDDVIEPQGLAFEGSGYLLWEGLICLQKIGHCTEEHRQLVSRWLEEQKLTDVKVSNLFDIWWDLPEHLL
- the trmB gene encoding tRNA (guanosine(46)-N7)-methyltransferase TrmB; protein product: MINNVISPEFDENGRPMRRIRSFVRRQGRLTNGQQLALDNYWPVMGVEYQTEQVDFNALFGRDAPVVLEIGFGMGASLVTMAAQHPEQNFLGIEVHLPGVGACLAAAQEAGISNLRVMCHDAIEVLMNMIPDGSLSMVQLFFPDPWHKARHNKRRIVQVPFVQLVQRKLKVGGVFHMATDWEPYAQHMLEVMTSVTEYRNLSNNNEYVERPESRPLTKFEARGQRLGHGVWDLMFERIK
- the mltC gene encoding membrane-bound lytic murein transglycosylase MltC, translated to MKKMLALLVIAPLLVSCSGNKGNADNEEFLKDTNAFDILMGQFANNIENIWGMNEVLIAGPKDYVKYTDQYKTRSHINFDAGSITIETISATNSVASLRQAIITTLLMGDDASNTDLYSDANDIQISREPLLYGQVLDNTGQPIRWEGRAASFADYLLQNRLQKRTSGMHVIWSVTMQLVPNHLDKRAHKYLPLVRKASERYGIEESLILAIMQTESSFNPYAVSRSDALGLMQVVQHSAGRDVFKMKGKWGQPSRSYLFDPEQNIDTGTAYLSILKNSYLAGIENPTSKRYAVITAYNGGAGSVLRVFSSDRDRAVGIINSMSPSDVYQTLTTKHPSGESRRYLYKVNTAQKNYRR
- a CDS encoding helix-turn-helix domain-containing protein, which produces MTAIPLPLITALLLVILFFRIQFLAIHNPSHNKNTTKRSATADAVLIGVSCLALTLVALRWGSHVALPAFIQPAIAALIPPLLWLCLFPHGDKTSEDVTRRRRRSLWHLLPPLLILGASTIQIRTTFPLIDLMLVSIYFGYGAILIYRARRLQTPSPKWKSAPFIAGLYVLISGAIDIVIALDIAFYSGNSAATIITAFHIIMLAILTLLIVTHSAQHPQAELSVTHDQKPETLPATDDEHQLAKTLDDFIRTHALYTDPSMTLQRLSRRMGIPLRRLSETINRVHGRNFSQVMNEYRIEEAKRLLSQTDARITDIMLASGFQTKSNFNREFLRLTGMSPSVWRSQYPLQEQTTASATPPEENH
- a CDS encoding NADP(H)-dependent aldo-keto reductase — protein: MQYHRIPHSSLEVSVLGLGTMTFGEQNSEADAHAQLDHAIAAGVNLIDTAEMYAVPPRPETQGLTESYIGSWLKSRGGREKLIVASKVSGPVRGSDHSIRPQQALDRKNIRAALDASLQRLNTDYIDLYQLHWPQRQTNCFGKLSYQYTDDKPQYTDDKSVVTLLETLEALNEQVRAGKIRYIGVSNETPWGVMRYLHLAEKHDLARIVSIQNPYSLLNRSFEVGLAEISQHEGVELLAYSSLAFGTLTGKYLNGAKPANARNTLFSRFTRYTGPQAQAAVAEYVALAQKHGLNPAQMALAFVRQQPFVASTLLGATTLEQLQTNLDSQNLTLDGEILDELEAIHRRFTFPAP
- a CDS encoding alpha/beta hydrolase family protein; the encoded protein is MTWRITIGLITNLLLSFAVMANAGIGFQHITLADGATNRPLDVAVFYPASSSSQTTTIGDNAVFPGIAVSKNAVPESGEYPLIVVSHGYGGSWFNQFWLAQVLVKQGYIVAAPNHPGTTFKDMRVEKAQELWLRPNDISRVITALLAAPEKTGRVDAKRIAAVGHSLGGWTVLELAGGRFSTEQFEKDCLTHAGLASCKVYEKMQVAKNAASRAQLDKSLADPRISAVISLDMGLARGFTAESLAAIHIPILIMAAGYPNEELPAELESHGLAQKLPPAYSTYKEIADATHFSFMQLCKPGAIEIINAENPGDGMICLDGGERSREQIHQEVGKDVSDFLQAAWRKL